One window of Populus nigra chromosome 5, ddPopNigr1.1, whole genome shotgun sequence genomic DNA carries:
- the LOC133693305 gene encoding GEM-like protein 1: MNQKQDPHEDQTKKPAPSSSDLESEKHVEVKDKISDPHTTDYAPYPKLDPQDVAPPHDNWANVSMGSTTLSNPAGATQGSPPIAGTTVTTMPADSNPYVSPAPVAPSSSKNKMEAVKDVLGKWGKKAAEATKKAEDLAGNMWQHLKTGPSFADAAVGRIAQGTKVLAEGGYEKIFRQTFETVPEEQLVKTFACYLSTSAGPVMGVLYLSTAKLAFCSDNPLSYKMGEQTEWSYYKVVIPLHQLKAVNPSTSKVKSAEKYIQIISVDNHEFWFMGFVYYDNAVKSLQEALQHHTS, translated from the exons atgaatcaaaAGCAAGACCCTCATGAAGATCAAACCAAGAAACCTGCACCATCATCGTCAGATTTAGAATCTGAAAAGCACGTCGAGGTAAAGGACAAGATCAGCGATCCTCACACCACTGATTACGCTCCCTACCCAAAGCTAGACCCTCAAGACGTCGCCCCTCCTCATGACAATTGGGCCAACGTATCCATGGGATCGACAACACTTTCTAACCCTGCAGGCGCAACCCAAGGCTCACCTCCTATCGCCGGAACTACTGTCACTACCATGCCGGCTGATTCCAATCCCTACGTGTCTCCTGCCCCTGTTGCCCCTTCTTCCTCCAAGA ATAAAATGGAGGCGGTGAAGGATGTGCTAGGGAAATGGGGAAAGAAGGCGGCAGAGGCAACGAAGAAGGCTGAGGATCTTGCTGGCAACATGTGGCAACACT TGAAGACAGGCCCTAGTTTCGCTGATGCTGCTGTTGGAAGAATTGCTCAGGGAACCAAAGTTCTCGCGGAAGGTGGTTATGAGAAGATTTTTCGACAAACTTTTGAGACTGTTCCTGAGGAGCAACTTGTGAAGACATTTGCATGCTACCTATCCACTTCTGCCGGTCCAGTTATGGGAGTATTGTATTTGTCAACAGCAAAACTTGCATTCTGCAGTGACAATCCTTTGTCTTACAAAATGGGTGAGCAAACTGAGTGGAGCTATTATAAG GTTGTTATTCCATTACATCAGCTGAAGGCTGTCAATCCATCAACAAGCAAAGTCAAATCAGCTGAAAAGTATATCCAGATTATTTCTGTTGACAACCACGAATTCTGGTTCATGGGTTTTGTGTACTATGATAATGCTGTTAAAAGTCTTCAAGAAGCGTTGCAGCACCACACTTCATGA